In one window of Ignatzschineria indica DNA:
- a CDS encoding diaminopimelate dehydrogenase, with product MTRKINAAIVGFGNIGRYVLNALEAAPDFSIAGIVRREKREIPGVNYPIVTDIDQLEAVDVAILCVPSRQTQAYAAEYLKKGIHTVDSFDIHSDIAAVRNELDKIAKAHNRSAIISAGWDPGSDSVIRALLLAAAPKGVTYTNFGPGMSMGHSTAVKAIPGVKDALSVTIPIGTGQHRRMVYIEVEEGHDFNHVKSTILNDDYFKHDDTVITQVDDIDQLKDAGHGVKITRKGVSGTTDNQIFEFDMRINNPALTAQILVSSARAATRQQPGAYTMIEIPMIDLLPGDRDELIAALV from the coding sequence ATGACACGCAAAATAAATGCAGCTATCGTTGGCTTTGGCAATATCGGCCGTTATGTCCTTAATGCGCTAGAGGCAGCACCAGACTTCTCTATTGCCGGTATTGTTCGCCGAGAGAAACGGGAAATTCCCGGTGTGAACTACCCTATTGTCACCGATATCGACCAACTTGAAGCTGTCGATGTTGCCATTCTCTGTGTGCCTAGCCGCCAAACCCAAGCTTATGCTGCAGAGTATCTTAAAAAAGGGATTCACACTGTCGATAGTTTCGATATTCATAGCGATATTGCCGCTGTACGCAATGAACTTGATAAGATTGCAAAAGCTCACAATCGTAGCGCAATTATCTCTGCAGGATGGGATCCTGGTTCAGATTCGGTGATTCGCGCTCTTCTTCTTGCCGCAGCACCTAAAGGTGTCACTTACACCAACTTTGGGCCCGGGATGAGCATGGGCCACTCTACCGCTGTCAAAGCAATTCCTGGCGTGAAAGACGCTCTCTCAGTCACAATTCCAATCGGAACGGGACAGCATCGCCGTATGGTCTATATTGAAGTAGAAGAGGGGCATGATTTCAATCATGTCAAATCAACAATTCTCAATGATGATTATTTTAAACATGATGATACGGTTATCACTCAAGTCGATGATATCGATCAACTGAAAGATGCTGGACATGGCGTTAAAATTACTCGTAAAGGCGTTTCAGGTACAACTGATAATCAGATCTTTGAGTTTGATATGCGCATCAATAATCCTGCACTCACAGCACAGATCTTGGTCTCATCTGCCCGTGCGGCAACCAGGCAGCAACCCGGTGCGTATACAATGATTGAAATTCCTATGATCGATCTTCTTCCCGGCGACCGAGATGAACTTATCGCCGCACTAGTATAG
- a CDS encoding L-threonylcarbamoyladenylate synthase: MKLLSYQEAADALLRGEVIAYPTEGVYGFAADAMNRVAVEKLLQMKERSVSKGFIVMGASLAHLSPLIEPLNDGEAQRLLEELRGGYRYTWIVPAKESCPHYLRGEFPTLAIRVTNHPDALALCEKMPVGVVSTSANLHKEAPLESAEAIYQLFGDQIAGVMEGKVGSLSSPTRIVHLKSGEIIRS, from the coding sequence ATGAAATTATTATCATATCAAGAAGCTGCTGATGCACTGCTGCGTGGTGAAGTGATTGCCTATCCTACCGAGGGGGTATATGGCTTTGCTGCAGATGCAATGAATAGAGTAGCGGTAGAAAAATTATTGCAAATGAAAGAGCGTTCAGTCTCTAAAGGGTTTATTGTGATGGGTGCTTCATTAGCCCATCTCTCTCCTTTGATTGAGCCGTTAAATGATGGAGAAGCGCAGCGTCTTTTAGAAGAGTTAAGAGGAGGATATCGCTATACCTGGATAGTGCCAGCAAAAGAGAGTTGCCCCCACTATCTGCGCGGTGAGTTCCCAACATTAGCGATTCGAGTGACGAATCATCCTGATGCACTTGCGCTATGTGAAAAGATGCCGGTCGGAGTTGTTTCAACGAGTGCGAATCTCCATAAGGAAGCACCCTTAGAGAGTGCAGAAGCGATCTATCAGCTCTTTGGAGATCAGATTGCCGGAGTAATGGAGGGTAAGGTGGGTTCGCTCTCCTCTCCAACACGAATTGTGCATCTTAAAAGTGGAGAGATTATTCGATCTTAA
- a CDS encoding methionine ABC transporter permease — protein MTEFINALNNTQYWNIIWDNTLVTLIMLGFTWFFTILIGLPWGVALYLTSPTQLLSAPKFYRFFSFLTNTLRSIPFLILIVVLLPLTFKLMGTKMGIKGAIFPLVIGSAPFFARLAETSFREVDRGVIEAAQSMGTPLRTIIMKVLLPEARPSLIAGITITGILILSYTAMAGTVGAGGLGDIAVRYGFHRNMSELMYLIVIVLVIIVQIMQWIGDWLVRHYTRK, from the coding sequence ATGACGGAATTTATCAATGCACTTAACAATACCCAATATTGGAATATCATTTGGGATAACACCTTAGTCACATTGATCATGTTAGGTTTTACATGGTTTTTTACAATATTAATTGGGTTGCCATGGGGGGTTGCACTCTATCTCACCTCCCCAACACAACTTCTCTCAGCACCAAAGTTTTATCGTTTCTTCTCCTTTCTCACCAATACATTAAGATCGATCCCCTTTCTGATCTTAATCGTAGTATTGCTACCATTAACCTTCAAATTGATGGGAACAAAGATGGGGATAAAGGGGGCTATCTTTCCTCTTGTGATCGGTTCTGCCCCTTTCTTTGCTCGACTGGCAGAAACCTCCTTTAGAGAGGTAGATCGCGGAGTGATTGAAGCAGCTCAAAGTATGGGAACACCACTTCGAACTATTATTATGAAAGTACTGCTCCCCGAAGCGAGACCTAGCCTCATTGCCGGCATTACCATTACCGGAATCTTAATACTCTCTTATACCGCTATGGCAGGAACCGTAGGTGCCGGAGGACTAGGAGATATCGCTGTTCGTTACGGCTTCCACCGCAATATGTCGGAATTGATGTATCTCATTGTGATTGTGCTGGTCATTATCGTACAGATTATGCAATGGATTGGGGATTGGCTCGTACGTCACTATACTCGCAAATAG
- a CDS encoding inorganic phosphate transporter, whose protein sequence is MLEFFQSIDIIVLLTLVLSVGLVLAFEFVNGFHDTANAVATVIYTKSLKPRLAVFLSGIFNFLGVLLGGLGVAYAIVNLLPMDLLANANSTKGLVMVVSLLVAALIWNLGTWYFGIPASSSHTLIGSILGVGLANALLTDHSLVDGVNWDKAVGVFESLLFSPFIGAGLAGLLLLLLLRFLPKSYIHKTPYQRHVLDKKKKPPFWPRFWLVTSAMGMSYAHGQNDGQKGIGLVMLVLFSVVPAQFVLNLNSSVFEIEQTRVAAQQMVSYYDANQEVLDRLYPKSDHALSDGLFSCEYSEMKQHSEKLISLLNGIDTYDRLTTDERWAVRNEVMCLASIAKTLESQDQLPEAYRKSYKAIGKDLTKTTEYAPFWVIVAVAVALGMGTMIGWKRVVDTVGGKIGKKDMTYAQGMSAQIVSGIAIASASHFGFPVSTTHILSSSVAGTMIANKSGLQKSTVKNILLAWILTLPVSTGLAFGLYFLGTWLFVS, encoded by the coding sequence ATGTTAGAATTTTTTCAGAGTATCGATATTATTGTGCTATTAACGCTCGTCCTCTCTGTAGGATTAGTTTTAGCTTTTGAGTTTGTAAATGGGTTTCATGATACGGCCAATGCCGTGGCGACAGTGATCTATACTAAGTCACTTAAACCCCGCTTAGCGGTCTTTTTATCCGGGATATTTAACTTTTTAGGGGTTCTGTTAGGAGGTTTAGGGGTTGCTTACGCTATTGTTAACCTTCTACCGATGGATCTCTTAGCAAATGCCAATTCAACGAAAGGGTTGGTGATGGTCGTCTCCCTTTTAGTTGCGGCGCTCATCTGGAACCTAGGGACTTGGTATTTTGGAATCCCTGCATCAAGCTCACATACTCTCATTGGCTCTATTTTAGGGGTAGGATTAGCCAATGCGCTTTTAACAGATCACTCACTAGTCGATGGTGTTAACTGGGATAAAGCTGTTGGAGTCTTTGAATCGCTCCTCTTCTCCCCTTTTATTGGGGCAGGGCTAGCGGGTCTACTTCTGTTACTACTCTTACGTTTTCTACCTAAAAGTTATATTCATAAAACACCTTATCAACGCCATGTGTTAGATAAGAAGAAGAAACCGCCTTTTTGGCCTCGCTTCTGGTTAGTCACCTCAGCGATGGGAATGAGTTATGCTCATGGTCAGAATGATGGTCAGAAAGGGATTGGTCTTGTGATGTTGGTACTCTTTAGTGTTGTGCCGGCACAATTTGTACTTAATCTTAATTCGAGTGTATTTGAGATTGAGCAGACACGTGTCGCAGCTCAACAGATGGTCAGTTACTATGATGCCAATCAAGAGGTGTTAGATAGACTCTATCCTAAGAGTGACCATGCATTAAGTGATGGCCTCTTTAGCTGTGAATATAGTGAGATGAAGCAACATTCTGAAAAATTGATTTCACTGCTTAATGGTATTGATACCTATGATCGTTTAACAACAGATGAACGTTGGGCGGTACGCAATGAGGTTATGTGTCTTGCGAGTATTGCAAAGACGTTAGAGTCTCAAGATCAATTGCCAGAAGCTTATCGAAAATCTTATAAAGCGATTGGAAAAGATTTAACTAAGACGACAGAATACGCACCTTTCTGGGTGATTGTAGCAGTTGCCGTTGCACTTGGTATGGGGACGATGATCGGCTGGAAGCGCGTAGTCGATACTGTGGGGGGCAAAATTGGTAAGAAAGATATGACCTACGCACAGGGGATGAGTGCGCAGATTGTCTCGGGTATTGCGATTGCGTCAGCTAGTCATTTTGGCTTTCCTGTGTCAACAACCCATATATTATCGAGCTCTGTTGCCGGAACCATGATTGCTAATAAATCGGGCTTGCAGAAATCGACCGTTAAAAATATTCTTTTAGCTTGGATCTTAACGTTGCCTGTTTCAACAGGATTAGCGTTTGGACTCTATTTCCTCGGAACATGGTTATTTGTGAGCTAA
- the aceF gene encoding dihydrolipoyllysine-residue acetyltransferase: MANIDLRVPDIGNSDAVDVIEINVKVGDIVAVDDTLVTLESDKASMDVPAEAAGKVTEILVAVGDQVQTGDVIARVEAVDQAQKGSTTNEVQSSEKAVEAAPSASKVSETEAVTKVAENSSATGEIAEITIPAVGNSDELDVIDIAVKVGDHVKLDETLVTLESDKASMDVPADKEGVITEIALSVGDKVKEGDLVVKIQTGGAATDAAQTSAPAQVDAPAKEVQQDVVKSSSESLKAPHKGDQLPIAPVQNAAELDFSGAHATPSVRAFARELGADLNQVKGSGRNNRILREDVLQYVKGVLSGSVATSGAKASTVNGGGLDLLPWPKVDFSKFGEVEERELSRIQKISGANLARNWAMIPHVAQFDEADITELEALRKQLNKEYEREGVRVTILAFLFKAVVKALQKFPEFNSSLEGDKLILKKYYHIGFAADTPNGLVVPVIRDCDKKGVLEIATEMRELAGLAREGKLRGDQMTGGCFTISSLGGIGGTNFIPIINAPEVAILGVAKNQVKPVWNGKEFEPRLMIPLSLSYDHRVIDGALGARFIVYLNELLTDMRRMVI; encoded by the coding sequence ATGGCGAATATTGATTTAAGAGTTCCAGATATTGGGAATTCTGATGCCGTCGATGTCATTGAGATTAATGTTAAGGTGGGCGATATTGTTGCGGTTGATGATACGCTCGTAACATTGGAATCAGATAAAGCATCGATGGATGTGCCTGCTGAAGCGGCAGGAAAAGTTACAGAGATTTTGGTTGCAGTGGGAGATCAAGTTCAAACAGGGGATGTGATTGCGCGTGTTGAAGCAGTGGACCAAGCTCAAAAAGGCTCTACTACTAATGAAGTACAATCATCAGAGAAAGCAGTTGAAGCAGCACCATCAGCATCGAAAGTTTCCGAAACAGAGGCAGTGACAAAGGTTGCGGAGAATTCATCAGCAACAGGCGAGATTGCGGAAATTACGATTCCGGCAGTTGGTAATTCTGATGAGTTAGATGTGATCGATATCGCTGTTAAAGTAGGGGATCATGTTAAGCTTGATGAGACTCTCGTCACATTAGAGTCAGATAAAGCATCAATGGATGTACCCGCTGATAAAGAGGGGGTCATTACTGAGATTGCATTGTCCGTGGGCGATAAAGTTAAAGAGGGTGATCTTGTCGTTAAGATTCAGACAGGCGGAGCGGCAACAGATGCAGCGCAAACTTCTGCACCAGCACAAGTAGATGCGCCGGCAAAAGAGGTGCAGCAAGATGTTGTTAAATCATCATCTGAGAGTTTAAAAGCTCCCCATAAAGGGGATCAACTTCCTATTGCACCGGTACAAAATGCTGCAGAGCTCGATTTTAGTGGTGCGCATGCAACCCCTTCTGTGCGTGCATTTGCTCGTGAATTAGGTGCGGATCTTAATCAGGTTAAAGGGTCAGGGCGTAATAATCGTATTTTGCGTGAAGATGTGTTGCAATACGTTAAGGGAGTACTCTCTGGAAGTGTGGCAACATCAGGGGCTAAGGCGTCTACCGTCAACGGTGGTGGTTTAGATCTTCTTCCATGGCCTAAAGTCGATTTTTCTAAATTTGGAGAGGTGGAAGAGAGAGAGCTTTCTCGTATTCAGAAAATTTCTGGGGCAAATCTTGCACGTAATTGGGCGATGATTCCTCATGTTGCTCAGTTTGATGAGGCAGATATTACTGAACTAGAGGCTCTGCGTAAGCAGCTTAATAAAGAGTATGAGCGTGAAGGTGTTCGTGTCACTATCTTGGCATTCCTCTTTAAGGCTGTGGTAAAAGCGTTACAGAAATTCCCTGAGTTCAATAGCTCATTAGAAGGGGATAAACTCATTCTTAAAAAATATTACCATATCGGTTTTGCAGCTGATACACCTAATGGGCTTGTTGTTCCTGTTATTCGGGATTGTGATAAGAAAGGGGTATTAGAAATTGCTACTGAGATGCGTGAGCTTGCAGGCTTAGCGAGAGAAGGGAAATTGCGCGGAGATCAGATGACCGGTGGTTGCTTTACTATCTCCTCTTTAGGTGGAATTGGTGGAACAAACTTTATTCCTATTATCAATGCGCCAGAAGTTGCGATTTTAGGTGTTGCGAAGAATCAGGTAAAACCTGTCTGGAATGGAAAAGAATTTGAACCTCGTTTAATGATTCCTCTATCACTTTCATACGATCATCGTGTGATTGATGGGGCTTTGGGCGCGCGTTTTATCGTCTATCTCAATGAGCTTTTAACTGATATGCGTCGTATGGTGATCTAG
- the rpsT gene encoding 30S ribosomal protein S20 produces the protein MANTAQARKRVRQAEKHNAANASYRSMTRTYVKKTINAIKANNREEAVKAFGKAQSALDRSVKRGLIHKNKVSRLLSRLNAQIKALAA, from the coding sequence TTGGCAAATACAGCACAAGCAAGAAAACGCGTTCGTCAAGCTGAAAAGCACAACGCAGCTAACGCATCATACCGTTCAATGACTAGAACTTACGTGAAAAAAACGATCAATGCTATCAAAGCAAATAACCGCGAAGAAGCAGTTAAAGCTTTTGGTAAAGCGCAAAGCGCACTTGATCGCTCTGTAAAACGTGGTCTTATTCATAAGAACAAAGTATCACGTCTTCTTAGCCGTCTTAACGCACAAATCAAAGCGCTTGCGGCTTAA
- the aceE gene encoding pyruvate dehydrogenase (acetyl-transferring), homodimeric type — translation MVDQKLLSDIDPLETKDWVDSIESVLETEGEERAHFLIEKVIERAHRDGVKIPFTGTTEYINTIPADKQPRYPGNSELEHTIRSYIRWNAMAMIVRSNAIDSSLGGHIASYASLATMWEVGFNHFWKGNTDTQDGDLIFFQGHSSPGIYARAFIEGRITEEQMDNFRREVDNKGLSSYPHPWLMKDFWQFPTVSMGLGPIQAIYQARFLKYLHSRGLANTEGRKVWCFCGDGEMDEPESLGAISLAGREKLDNLIFVINCNLQRLDGPVRGNGKIIQELESGFRGNNWNVIKLIWGNGWDSLLAQDHDGILRKRMMECVDGDYQTYKSRDGAYVREHFFNSPELKAMVAHMSDNDVWRLNRGGHDENKVYAAYDAAVKTEGKPTVILVKTIKGYGMGQDGEAQNVAHQQKSISLESLRRFRDRFEVPISDEDLEALNFIRPPEGSPELEYLHERRRALGGYVPSRRVQAKEKLTVPKLDAFKAQLEATAEGREISTTMSFVRILNTIVKDKVIGKRVVPILVDESRTFGMEGMFRQLGIWSQAGQQYTPQDAGQLMFYKETKDGQILQEGINEAGGVSSWIAAGTSYSNSNVEMIPFFVCYSMFQMQRTFDLIWAAADQRTRGFLMGGTAGRTTLNGEGLQHEDGHSHILASLIPNCISYDPALQFELAVIVQDGLRRMVEEQEDVFYYITIMNENYAHPAIPEGVEEDILRGMYLLKAGEKSDAPKVRLLGAGTILQEVMQAATLLKEDWGVESDLYSCPSFTELARDFHECERQALFHPEKEAPESFVGKMLNHSDAPVIVSTDYVRMYAEQIRPAVKAPYRVLGTDGFGRSDTRAQLRKFFEVDRYYITIAALKELADAGTIARSVVTEAIKKYNIDVNKPNPLWV, via the coding sequence ATGGTAGACCAAAAGTTGTTGAGTGATATTGACCCATTAGAGACCAAAGACTGGGTTGATTCAATCGAGAGTGTCCTTGAAACAGAAGGGGAAGAGCGTGCACACTTTCTTATTGAGAAGGTGATTGAACGGGCACATCGTGATGGTGTGAAGATCCCGTTTACAGGTACAACCGAGTATATCAATACAATCCCTGCGGATAAGCAGCCCCGTTATCCAGGAAACTCAGAGTTAGAACATACCATCCGTTCCTACATTCGCTGGAATGCGATGGCGATGATCGTTCGATCAAATGCGATTGACTCTAGTCTCGGCGGACATATTGCGAGCTACGCTTCATTAGCAACGATGTGGGAAGTTGGTTTTAACCACTTCTGGAAAGGGAATACCGATACACAAGATGGCGATCTCATCTTCTTCCAAGGACACTCGAGTCCTGGGATCTATGCACGTGCTTTTATTGAAGGACGTATTACAGAAGAGCAGATGGATAATTTCCGCCGTGAAGTGGACAATAAAGGGCTCTCCTCTTATCCACACCCCTGGTTGATGAAAGATTTTTGGCAATTCCCAACAGTTTCGATGGGATTAGGTCCTATTCAAGCGATCTATCAAGCGCGCTTCTTAAAGTACCTTCATTCACGTGGGCTTGCGAATACAGAGGGACGTAAAGTCTGGTGCTTCTGTGGAGATGGTGAGATGGATGAACCAGAATCATTGGGCGCAATCTCTCTTGCTGGTCGTGAAAAACTCGATAACCTTATCTTCGTTATTAACTGTAATTTACAGCGTCTTGATGGACCTGTTCGTGGTAACGGTAAGATTATTCAGGAGCTAGAGTCAGGTTTCCGCGGTAATAATTGGAATGTGATTAAGCTTATTTGGGGGAATGGTTGGGATTCTCTTTTAGCACAAGATCATGATGGTATTTTGCGTAAACGAATGATGGAGTGCGTTGATGGAGATTACCAAACTTATAAATCTCGCGATGGTGCTTATGTTCGTGAGCATTTCTTCAATAGTCCAGAGCTTAAGGCGATGGTTGCACATATGTCGGATAATGACGTTTGGCGCCTCAATCGTGGTGGTCATGATGAGAACAAAGTCTATGCAGCATATGATGCGGCAGTGAAGACAGAAGGAAAACCAACAGTTATCTTAGTCAAAACCATCAAAGGTTATGGTATGGGCCAAGATGGGGAGGCTCAAAACGTTGCGCATCAGCAAAAATCGATTAGCCTTGAATCCCTTCGCCGATTCCGTGACCGCTTTGAGGTGCCTATCTCAGATGAAGATCTTGAAGCGCTCAACTTTATTCGTCCTCCTGAAGGAAGTCCAGAGCTTGAGTATCTTCATGAGCGCCGCCGTGCATTAGGAGGATATGTTCCTTCTCGCCGCGTTCAAGCAAAAGAGAAATTAACCGTTCCGAAGCTCGATGCATTTAAGGCGCAATTAGAAGCAACTGCAGAAGGTCGTGAAATCTCAACAACGATGAGTTTTGTTCGTATTCTCAATACGATTGTGAAAGATAAAGTGATCGGTAAGCGCGTTGTTCCTATTTTAGTGGATGAGTCGCGTACCTTCGGTATGGAAGGGATGTTCCGCCAATTGGGAATCTGGTCGCAAGCAGGGCAGCAATATACGCCACAAGATGCCGGTCAATTGATGTTCTATAAAGAGACGAAAGATGGGCAGATTCTACAAGAAGGGATTAATGAGGCAGGGGGTGTGAGCTCATGGATTGCCGCTGGTACCTCATACTCAAACTCTAATGTTGAGATGATTCCTTTCTTCGTCTGTTACTCTATGTTCCAAATGCAGCGTACTTTTGACCTCATTTGGGCTGCGGCAGATCAGCGGACACGTGGCTTCCTGATGGGAGGAACGGCGGGCCGTACGACACTCAATGGTGAAGGGCTTCAGCATGAAGATGGTCATAGCCATATTTTGGCGAGCTTGATTCCAAACTGTATCTCTTATGATCCTGCGCTTCAGTTTGAGTTAGCGGTTATCGTTCAAGATGGTTTGCGCCGTATGGTGGAAGAGCAGGAAGATGTCTTCTACTACATTACGATCATGAATGAAAATTATGCGCATCCTGCAATTCCTGAAGGTGTTGAAGAGGATATTCTTCGTGGTATGTATCTCTTAAAAGCAGGAGAGAAGAGTGATGCACCAAAAGTTCGTCTTTTAGGTGCAGGTACAATCTTGCAAGAGGTGATGCAAGCGGCAACGCTTCTTAAAGAGGATTGGGGTGTGGAGAGTGATCTCTATAGCTGCCCAAGCTTCACTGAGCTTGCGCGTGATTTCCATGAGTGTGAACGTCAAGCTCTCTTCCATCCTGAAAAAGAGGCGCCGGAATCATTTGTGGGCAAAATGTTAAATCATTCTGATGCCCCTGTCATTGTCTCTACTGACTATGTCCGTATGTATGCAGAGCAGATTAGACCTGCGGTTAAAGCACCTTACCGTGTTTTAGGTACGGATGGTTTTGGTCGTTCAGATACAAGAGCGCAATTACGTAAGTTCTTTGAGGTTGATCGCTACTACATTACTATTGCGGCGCTCAAAGAGCTTGCAGATGCAGGAACGATTGCACGATCAGTCGTAACAGAAGCAATTAAGAAATATAACATTGATGTTAATAAACCAAATCCACTTTGGGTATAA
- a CDS encoding MetQ/NlpA family ABC transporter substrate-binding protein, with translation MRKLALVTALSLTPFIGFSAEKLKVVATPVPHAEILEFIEPQLAKKEIDLDIVVVTDYVLPNLMVDEKEADANFFQHFPYLEEFNKNHQLNIIALDPAIHVEPIAAYSQKIKEKGDLKEGAKVSIPNDPANGGRALLLLHNEGIITLTNPDNILSTVFDIKENPHKLQFVELEAPMLARTLDEVDLALINTNFALEAGLNPIKDSLFIEGAESPYANIIAILPENSDDPRIKALIEVITTDEVRDFINEKYQGSIVPAF, from the coding sequence ATGCGTAAATTAGCACTTGTCACAGCACTCTCATTAACACCATTTATTGGCTTTTCAGCAGAAAAACTTAAGGTTGTAGCAACACCTGTTCCCCATGCGGAGATTTTAGAGTTTATTGAGCCACAATTAGCGAAGAAAGAGATCGATCTCGACATCGTTGTTGTCACCGATTATGTCCTTCCTAACTTAATGGTCGATGAGAAAGAAGCGGATGCAAACTTCTTCCAACACTTTCCCTATTTAGAAGAGTTCAATAAAAATCACCAACTCAATATCATTGCGTTAGATCCAGCGATCCATGTTGAGCCTATTGCTGCCTACTCACAGAAGATTAAAGAGAAAGGTGACCTAAAAGAGGGAGCGAAGGTGAGCATTCCAAATGATCCTGCAAATGGTGGACGAGCGTTACTTCTACTCCATAATGAAGGGATCATTACCCTCACGAATCCTGACAATATTCTTTCAACGGTCTTCGATATCAAAGAGAATCCTCACAAACTTCAATTTGTAGAACTTGAAGCCCCCATGCTAGCAAGAACCCTCGATGAGGTAGATCTTGCACTCATTAATACTAACTTTGCATTAGAAGCAGGTTTAAATCCGATTAAAGATTCCCTCTTTATTGAAGGCGCTGAATCTCCTTATGCCAATATCATTGCAATTTTACCTGAAAATAGCGATGATCCTCGCATTAAAGCATTAATTGAGGTTATCACCACCGATGAAGTTCGTGACTTTATCAATGAGAAGTACCAAGGAAGTATTGTTCCAGCATTCTAA
- a CDS encoding methionine ABC transporter ATP-binding protein — MIKIENLIKSYTTKEGPKIALNNINLTIEEGSIYGIIGHSGAGKSTLIRCINLLEKPDSGSVMIDNIDLTKLSNRELMLARRKIGMIFQHFNLLSSQTVYNNIAFPLRLEGMSEANIEKRVSELLTLVGIEEHRDKYPAQLSGGQKQRVGIARAIANKPKVLLCDEATSALDPQTTQSILELLVDINRELGLTIVIITHEMEVIRSICHKVAVIHDSQIVESGDVEKVFLHPQSIVTQDFIIDKTEQNELKKYISRYPQQQDSLYQLTYLGTEAFEPHLSRIIKRSNIDLSILSGSISYIRDIPYGQLTVVLSGSPAERSAAITLFNSEGITTKPLFHKPSINLTSHNEEQIQ, encoded by the coding sequence ATGATAAAAATCGAAAATCTCATCAAATCCTATACCACAAAAGAGGGGCCAAAAATCGCCCTCAACAATATCAATCTCACGATTGAAGAAGGTTCTATTTACGGCATCATCGGTCACTCTGGAGCCGGGAAAAGCACATTAATTCGCTGTATCAATCTATTAGAAAAGCCCGATAGTGGTTCAGTTATGATTGATAATATCGATCTTACAAAACTCTCTAATCGAGAGCTGATGCTTGCGAGAAGAAAGATCGGCATGATCTTTCAACATTTTAATCTTCTCTCAAGTCAGACTGTCTATAACAATATCGCTTTTCCACTTCGCCTAGAGGGTATGAGTGAGGCGAATATTGAAAAGCGCGTATCGGAGTTACTCACTTTAGTAGGAATTGAAGAGCATCGAGATAAATATCCCGCTCAACTCTCTGGGGGACAAAAACAGCGGGTCGGTATCGCTAGAGCTATCGCCAATAAACCTAAAGTGCTACTCTGTGACGAAGCAACATCGGCACTTGACCCCCAAACAACACAATCAATTTTAGAACTATTAGTCGATATCAATCGTGAGTTAGGCTTAACAATTGTGATAATCACCCATGAGATGGAGGTCATTCGCTCAATCTGCCATAAAGTCGCCGTTATTCACGATAGTCAGATAGTTGAATCGGGCGATGTTGAGAAGGTCTTTTTACATCCACAATCGATTGTTACCCAAGATTTTATTATTGATAAAACCGAGCAGAATGAGCTTAAAAAATATATCAGCCGTTATCCACAGCAACAAGATTCCCTCTATCAGCTCACCTACCTTGGCACTGAAGCATTTGAGCCTCATCTGAGTCGGATTATCAAGCGTAGCAATATCGATCTCTCTATTCTATCTGGATCAATCAGTTATATTCGAGATATCCCCTATGGGCAATTAACCGTTGTTTTAAGTGGATCACCGGCAGAAAGAAGCGCGGCGATCACTCTCTTTAATAGTGAAGGAATTACAACAAAGCCGCTCTTTCACAAACCATCTATCAATCTAACAAGTCATAACGAGGAGCAGATTCAGTAA